A section of the Sebastes fasciatus isolate fSebFas1 chromosome 5, fSebFas1.pri, whole genome shotgun sequence genome encodes:
- the LOC141767328 gene encoding synapse-associated protein 1-like, protein MFKSWGSWLGREEEEVVDEDSGQNQDVNKQTAVSVSESEEDAPQQPQQLLQQAKGFSGYIYNFASIASKKLSESVVETAQTLKKSVEEGRINGIIDKTILGEFQKEQEKFVQEKKAKTFGAAVPPWVGYNEEDTIQQQILALSADKRNFVRDPPAGVQFHFDFEQMHPVALVMLEEDELLRKMRFHLVPKQVKEEVFWKNYFYRVSLVKQSAQLTALAAQQDAERRDVERTETNQKDVVRQKTPRVVCSIKPKSREDEDEVSTSPSVSEFVSDAFDSCNINEDDLRKEMGQLVLDKREHPSTQHEETPDWERELQEELQEYDVLADNENRDDNWDREIEEMLMEES, encoded by the exons ATGTTTAAGAGCTGGGGGAGCTGGCtggggagagaagaagaagaagttgttGATGAAGACTCAGGACAGAATCaggatgtaaacaaacaaacagctgtttctgtttctgagaGTGAAGAAGATGCTCCTCAACAACCTCAGCAGCTGCTCCAACAGGCGAAAGGCTTCAGTG gatatatttataatttcgCCAGCATCGCCTCAAAGAAACTCTCAGAGTCTGTCGTTGAAACAGCACAAACCTTAAAGAAAAGtgtggaggaggggaggatCAATGGGATTATTGATAAg ACCATTTTGGGTGAATTCCAGAAAGAACAAGAAAAGTTTGTTCAGGAGAAAAAAGCAAAAACGTTTG GTGCTGCTGTGCCACCGTGGGTCGGTTATAATGAAGAGGACACCATACAGCAGCAGATTCTAGCTCTCTCAGCT GACAAAAGAAATTTTGTGCGAGATCCTCCCGCTGGGGTCCAATTTCACTTTGACTTTGAGCAAATGCATCCGGTCGCCTTGGTGATGCTGGAGGAAGACGAGCTGCTCCGGAAGATGCGTTTCCATCTGGTCCCCAAACA GGTGAAAGAGGAAGTCTTCTGGAAGAATTACTTCTACAGAGTGTCATTGGTAAAACAGTCTGCTCAGCTCACGGCGCTCGCAGCTCAACAGGATGCTGAACGGAGAGACGTGGAGAGAACTGAGACCAATCAAAAAG atGTCGTTAGACAGAAAACTCCCCGTGTCGTCTGCAGCATCAAACCAAAGTCCAGGGAG GACGAAGACGAGGTCTCCACCAGCCCGTCTGTGTCCGAGTTTGTGAGCGACGCTTTTGACTCATGCAACATAAATGAGGACGACCTACGCAAAGAAATGGGACAGCTGGTTCTGGACAAGAGGGAACATCCGAGCACACAGCATG agGAGACTCCTGACTGggagagagagctgcaggaagaGCTGCAGGAGTACGACGTGTTGGCCGATAACGAGAACCGAGATGACAACTGGGACAGGGAGATCGAGGAGATGCTGATGGAGGAGAGTTAG
- the LOC141768491 gene encoding AP-1 complex subunit sigma-2 isoform X3 yields MQFMLLFSRQGKLRLQKWYVPLSDKEKKKITRELVQTVLARKPKMCSFLEWRDLKVVYKRYASLYFCCAIEDQDNELITLEIIHRYVELLDKYFGSVCELDIIFNFEKAYFILDEFLLGGEAQETSKKNVLKAIEQADLLQEEAETPRSVLEEIGLT; encoded by the exons ATGCAGTTCATGCTCCTGTTCAGTCGACAAGGAAAGCTGCGGCTTCAGAAGTGGTACGTGCCTTTGTCTGataaggagaaaaagaagatcACCAGGGAGTTGGTACAGACGGTCCTGGCTCGAAAGCCCAAAATGTGCAGTTTTCTGGAGTGGAGAGACCTCAAAGTTGTTTATAAGAG ATATGCCAGCCTGTACTTCTGCTGTGCCATCGAGGACCAGGACAACGAGCTCATCACTCTGGAGATCATCCACAGATACGTGGAGCTGCTGGACAAATACTTTGGCAGT GTTTGTGAGCTGGACATTATCTTCAACTTTGAGAAGGCGTACTTCATCCTGGATGAGTTCTTGCTGGGCGGAGAAGCTCAGGAGACGTCTAAAAAGAACGTGTTGAAGGCCATCGAGCAGGCTGACTTGCTCCAGGAG GAAGCAGAGACGCCTCGCAGCGTTCTGGAGGAAATCGGACTGACATAA
- the LOC141768491 gene encoding AP-1 complex subunit sigma-2 isoform X5 — MQFMLLFSRQGKLRLQKWYVPLSDKEKKKITRELVQTVLARKPKMCSFLEWRDLKVVYKRYASLYFCCAIEDQDNELITLEIIHRYVELLDKYFGSVCELDIIFNFEKAYFILDEFLLGGEAQETSKKNVLKAIEQADLLQEPRHEYFNVPVY; from the exons ATGCAGTTCATGCTCCTGTTCAGTCGACAAGGAAAGCTGCGGCTTCAGAAGTGGTACGTGCCTTTGTCTGataaggagaaaaagaagatcACCAGGGAGTTGGTACAGACGGTCCTGGCTCGAAAGCCCAAAATGTGCAGTTTTCTGGAGTGGAGAGACCTCAAAGTTGTTTATAAGAG ATATGCCAGCCTGTACTTCTGCTGTGCCATCGAGGACCAGGACAACGAGCTCATCACTCTGGAGATCATCCACAGATACGTGGAGCTGCTGGACAAATACTTTGGCAGT GTTTGTGAGCTGGACATTATCTTCAACTTTGAGAAGGCGTACTTCATCCTGGATGAGTTCTTGCTGGGCGGAGAAGCTCAGGAGACGTCTAAAAAGAACGTGTTGAAGGCCATCGAGCAGGCTGACTTGCTCCAGGAG CCCCGTCATGAGTACTTTAATGTGCCTGTGTACTGA
- the LOC141768491 gene encoding AP-1 complex subunit sigma-2 isoform X4, whose translation MQFMLLFSRQGKLRLQKWYVPLSDKEKKKITRELVQTVLARKPKMCSFLEWRDLKVVYKRYASLYFCCAIEDQDNELITLEIIHRYVELLDKYFGSVCELDIIFNFEKAYFILDEFLLGGEAQETSKKNVLKAIEQADLLQENIDFQMRLFAAPS comes from the exons ATGCAGTTCATGCTCCTGTTCAGTCGACAAGGAAAGCTGCGGCTTCAGAAGTGGTACGTGCCTTTGTCTGataaggagaaaaagaagatcACCAGGGAGTTGGTACAGACGGTCCTGGCTCGAAAGCCCAAAATGTGCAGTTTTCTGGAGTGGAGAGACCTCAAAGTTGTTTATAAGAG ATATGCCAGCCTGTACTTCTGCTGTGCCATCGAGGACCAGGACAACGAGCTCATCACTCTGGAGATCATCCACAGATACGTGGAGCTGCTGGACAAATACTTTGGCAGT GTTTGTGAGCTGGACATTATCTTCAACTTTGAGAAGGCGTACTTCATCCTGGATGAGTTCTTGCTGGGCGGAGAAGCTCAGGAGACGTCTAAAAAGAACGTGTTGAAGGCCATCGAGCAGGCTGACTTGCTCCAGGAG AATATAGACTTTCAGATGCGCCTGTTTGCAG CCCCGTCATGA
- the LOC141768491 gene encoding AP-1 complex subunit sigma-2 isoform X2: MQFMLLFSRQGKLRLQKWYVPLSDKEKKKITRELVQTVLARKPKMCSFLEWRDLKVVYKRYASLYFCCAIEDQDNELITLEIIHRYVELLDKYFGSVCELDIIFNFEKAYFILDEFLLGGEAQETSKKNVLKAIEQADLLQENIDFQMRLFAGVMVPNMVSESSGLFQN; encoded by the exons ATGCAGTTCATGCTCCTGTTCAGTCGACAAGGAAAGCTGCGGCTTCAGAAGTGGTACGTGCCTTTGTCTGataaggagaaaaagaagatcACCAGGGAGTTGGTACAGACGGTCCTGGCTCGAAAGCCCAAAATGTGCAGTTTTCTGGAGTGGAGAGACCTCAAAGTTGTTTATAAGAG ATATGCCAGCCTGTACTTCTGCTGTGCCATCGAGGACCAGGACAACGAGCTCATCACTCTGGAGATCATCCACAGATACGTGGAGCTGCTGGACAAATACTTTGGCAGT GTTTGTGAGCTGGACATTATCTTCAACTTTGAGAAGGCGTACTTCATCCTGGATGAGTTCTTGCTGGGCGGAGAAGCTCAGGAGACGTCTAAAAAGAACGTGTTGAAGGCCATCGAGCAGGCTGACTTGCTCCAGGAG AATATAGACTTTCAGATGCGCCTGTTTGCAG GTGTGATGGTCCCAAATATGGTCTCTGAGTCCTCTGGTCTTTTCCAGAATTAG
- the LOC141768491 gene encoding AP-1 complex subunit sigma-2 isoform X1 translates to MQFMLLFSRQGKLRLQKWYVPLSDKEKKKITRELVQTVLARKPKMCSFLEWRDLKVVYKRYASLYFCCAIEDQDNELITLEIIHRYVELLDKYFGSVCELDIIFNFEKAYFILDEFLLGGEAQETSKKNVLKAIEQADLLQENIDFQMRLFAGTVRKNPNNPCCSCSCSVRSVAVDVL, encoded by the exons ATGCAGTTCATGCTCCTGTTCAGTCGACAAGGAAAGCTGCGGCTTCAGAAGTGGTACGTGCCTTTGTCTGataaggagaaaaagaagatcACCAGGGAGTTGGTACAGACGGTCCTGGCTCGAAAGCCCAAAATGTGCAGTTTTCTGGAGTGGAGAGACCTCAAAGTTGTTTATAAGAG ATATGCCAGCCTGTACTTCTGCTGTGCCATCGAGGACCAGGACAACGAGCTCATCACTCTGGAGATCATCCACAGATACGTGGAGCTGCTGGACAAATACTTTGGCAGT GTTTGTGAGCTGGACATTATCTTCAACTTTGAGAAGGCGTACTTCATCCTGGATGAGTTCTTGCTGGGCGGAGAAGCTCAGGAGACGTCTAAAAAGAACGTGTTGAAGGCCATCGAGCAGGCTGACTTGCTCCAGGAG AATATAGACTTTCAGATGCGCCTGTTTGCAGGTACAGTTCGTAAAAACCCAAATAACCCTtgctgtagctgtagctgtagtgTTAGATCAGTAGCCGTAGATGTTCTGTAG
- the LOC141768486 gene encoding retinoschisin-like, which translates to MEVTARCAAVLFLLLLSHALIAVHSQEEEEAVQEEAVQEEAVQEEDQLQLQEEEQQVIETWTSNIKTCSCDCESGDSPVRVPTDVPRVSPTSLLPPSSPQGHSLNCMPECPYHRALGFESGSVSSDQISCSNQDQYAGWYSSWVPTKARLNNQGFGCAWLSKFNDQHQWIQIDLQQVAVVSGILTQGRCDADEWITKYSIQYRTVETLNWIYYKDQTGNNRVFYGNSDRSSTVQNLLRPPIVARYIRLLPLGWHTRIAMRLELLMCMNKCS; encoded by the exons atggaggTCACTGCTCGATGTGCTGCTGTGCTCTTCCTCCTGCTTCTATCTCacg CCCTGATCGCTGTCCACTCACAGGAG gaggaggaggccgtCCAGGAGGAGGCCGTCCAGGAGGAGGCCGTCCAGGAGGAGgatcagctgcagctgcaggaggaggagcagcaggtgaTCGAGACGTGGACATCGAACATCAAAACCTGCAGCTGTGACTGTGAGTCTGGTGATTCACCCGTACGTGTCCCCACTGACGTCCCAAGGGTCTCGCCCACCTCGCTGCTGCCGCCGTCGTCACCTCAGGGTCACTCGCTGAACTGCATGCCAG AATGCCCGTACCACCGAGCTCTGGGCTTTGAATCTGGATCTGTGTCATCAGACCAGATCAGCTGCTCCAACCAGGACCAGTACGCGGGCTGGTACTCCTCCTGGGTCCCCACCAAGGCTCGCCTTAACAACCAAGGCTTTGG GTGTGCGTGGCTCTCCAAGTTCAACGACCAGCACCAGTGGATCCAGATCGACCTGCAGCAGGTGGCCGTGGTGTCTGGCATCCTGACCCAGGGCCGCTGCGACGCTGACGAGTGGATCACTAAATACAGCATCCAGTATCGCACCGTGGAAACCCTCAACTGGATCTATTACAAAGACCAGACAGGAAACAACAGG GTCTTCTACGGGAACTCAGACCGCTCCTCAACGGTCCAGAACCTGCTGCGCCCCCCCATCGTGGCCCGGTACATCCGCCTGCTGCCGCTGGGCTGGCACACCCGCATCGCCATGAGGCTGGAGCTGCTCATGTGCATGAACAAGTGCTCCTGA